In Microbacterium binotii, one DNA window encodes the following:
- a CDS encoding FUSC family protein, translating to MRERMREAGARFMKVAPHQGEHRVAARVAVSVAVPLLVLWSIGRLDLSVYASFGAFASLYGRLDGYRDRILMQLAAGAVQVTAMVLGTTLSVIDAPDAVRVVVVAALAAGVTLIAHAYRWHPPGALFAVFAAGACATLPASGRTLAEGPLVGAGGAAFAVAVTVSIALLRRGLPSAPAPRSDARRSVAVEMAVTVGAGSLLAGIVGLALVGTHWYWAMVAAVAALGGASTTARIVRGAQRLIGTCVGILLAAALLMLPLPPLAVLAVAIALQVCAELFVGRNYGLAMVFITPLALLMIELAVPVDPGPLLRDRLLDTLLGVAVGTAVAVVSATVRRRRAGA from the coding sequence ATGCGTGAGCGGATGCGGGAGGCGGGTGCCCGCTTCATGAAGGTGGCGCCGCACCAGGGCGAGCATCGTGTCGCCGCGCGGGTCGCCGTCTCCGTCGCGGTTCCGCTGCTGGTGCTCTGGTCGATCGGCCGTCTCGACCTGAGCGTCTATGCGAGTTTCGGCGCCTTCGCATCGCTCTACGGTCGACTCGACGGCTATCGCGACCGCATCCTCATGCAGCTCGCTGCGGGCGCCGTCCAGGTGACGGCCATGGTTCTCGGAACGACGCTCTCCGTCATCGACGCACCGGATGCGGTGCGCGTGGTGGTCGTCGCGGCGCTCGCCGCCGGCGTCACGCTGATCGCGCACGCGTACCGGTGGCATCCGCCGGGCGCGTTGTTCGCGGTGTTCGCCGCCGGAGCGTGCGCGACGCTCCCGGCGAGCGGGCGCACGCTCGCCGAAGGCCCCCTCGTCGGTGCGGGCGGCGCCGCATTCGCGGTCGCGGTGACGGTATCGATCGCCCTTCTTCGCCGGGGCCTCCCGTCGGCTCCCGCGCCGAGGTCCGACGCCCGGCGCAGCGTCGCCGTCGAGATGGCCGTGACGGTGGGTGCGGGTTCGCTCCTGGCCGGAATCGTCGGGCTCGCGCTGGTGGGCACCCACTGGTACTGGGCGATGGTCGCCGCCGTGGCCGCGCTCGGGGGAGCGAGCACGACCGCCCGGATCGTGCGGGGCGCCCAGCGCCTGATCGGCACCTGTGTCGGCATCCTGCTGGCGGCAGCGCTTCTCATGTTGCCGCTGCCGCCGCTGGCGGTGCTCGCGGTCGCCATCGCCCTGCAGGTGTGCGCGGAGCTGTTCGTCGGACGCAACTACGGACTCGCGATGGTGTTCATCACCCCGCTCGCCCTGTTGATGATCGAACTCGCCGTGCCCGTCGACCCGGGTCCGCTCCTGCGCGACCGACTGCTGGACACGCTGCTCGGCGTGGCCGTGGGAACGGCGGTCGCTGTCGTCTCCGCGACGGTTCGCCGGCGACGGGCGGGGGCCTAG
- a CDS encoding aldo/keto reductase, whose amino-acid sequence MQQRPLGNTGRSVSVLGLGTWQLGADWGDVDEADALAVLGTAADAGVTLFDTADVYGDGRSEQLIGRFLRERGEHGITVATKMGRRLPQEKANYSPENFRAWTERSRRNLGVETLDLVQLHCPPSSVIDDASTYDELDRLVDDGAIAAYGVSVETSAQALAAISRPGVTNVQIILNPFRLKPLDEVLPAAADAGVAVFARVPLASGLLSGRYTSQTRFAANDHRSYNRQGEAFDRGETFSGVDYETGLAAAHELAAALGEGVALPAAVLAWIAALPGVTSVIPGARTSAQAQSNADAATLLDGGFDLDAFDAVVRDVYDRRLRADIHPHW is encoded by the coding sequence ATGCAGCAGCGTCCGCTTGGCAACACCGGCAGATCGGTCTCCGTACTGGGACTGGGCACGTGGCAGTTGGGAGCGGACTGGGGCGACGTCGACGAAGCCGACGCGCTGGCGGTGCTGGGAACGGCGGCGGATGCCGGCGTCACCCTCTTCGACACCGCCGATGTCTACGGCGACGGACGTTCCGAGCAGCTGATCGGCCGGTTCCTCCGCGAGCGGGGCGAGCATGGGATCACGGTCGCGACGAAGATGGGGCGGCGTCTGCCGCAGGAGAAGGCGAACTACTCGCCCGAGAACTTCCGCGCGTGGACCGAACGTTCCCGTCGCAATCTCGGCGTCGAGACGCTCGATCTGGTGCAGCTGCACTGCCCGCCCTCCAGCGTGATCGACGACGCGTCGACCTACGACGAGTTGGACCGGCTCGTCGACGACGGTGCCATCGCGGCGTACGGCGTGTCCGTGGAGACGAGCGCCCAGGCGCTCGCCGCGATCTCCCGACCCGGGGTCACGAACGTCCAGATCATCCTCAATCCCTTCCGGCTGAAGCCCCTCGACGAGGTGCTGCCCGCCGCGGCGGATGCGGGCGTCGCCGTGTTCGCGCGCGTGCCGCTGGCATCCGGTCTGCTCAGCGGCCGCTACACGAGCCAGACGCGTTTCGCGGCGAACGACCACCGCAGCTACAACCGTCAGGGCGAAGCCTTCGACCGCGGCGAGACGTTCTCCGGTGTCGACTACGAGACCGGGCTCGCCGCGGCCCACGAACTCGCCGCTGCGCTGGGGGAGGGCGTCGCGCTCCCCGCCGCAGTGCTCGCGTGGATCGCGGCGCTGCCCGGCGTCACGAGCGTCATCCCCGGCGCGCGCACGAGCGCGCAGGCGCAGTCCAACGCGGACGCCGCGACGCTCCTCGACGGCGGATTCGATCTGGACGCCTTCGACGCCGTCGTCCGCGACGTGTACGACCGACGCCTGCGGGCCGACATCCACCCGCACTGGTGA
- a CDS encoding MarR family winged helix-turn-helix transcriptional regulator, translated as MTTWLPLIRLVQLLPQALDRRLRDEGGINHAHYAILVTLAGSFAQPATMTDLARIAGLSRSRLSHAIDALERRGWVERTTCGSDGRTQSARLTDAGWDILRQAAPAHVEQIRSLVLDRLDDSERIALARIAAKLVPGVEDAL; from the coding sequence ATGACGACCTGGCTTCCGCTCATCCGGCTCGTGCAGCTGCTGCCGCAGGCACTCGATCGCCGACTGCGCGACGAAGGCGGCATCAACCACGCGCACTACGCGATCCTCGTGACCCTCGCCGGGAGCTTCGCGCAGCCGGCCACGATGACCGACCTCGCCCGCATCGCCGGTCTCAGCCGGTCGCGGCTCAGCCACGCCATCGACGCCCTCGAACGCCGCGGCTGGGTCGAGCGCACCACGTGCGGCAGCGACGGGCGCACCCAGTCCGCCCGGTTGACCGACGCCGGCTGGGACATCCTGCGCCAGGCGGCACCCGCCCACGTCGAGCAGATCCGCTCGTTGGTTCTCGACCGCCTCGACGATTCGGAGCGGATTGCTCTCGCCAGGATCGCCGCGAAGCTCGTGCCCGGCGTCGAGGACGCTCTCTAA
- a CDS encoding glycosyltransferase family A protein, producing the protein MRIAVVIPCRDDAEMLAACLRALARQQRPADRIIVVDNASSDDSAAVARSAGAEVIVESVVGIWPAAAAGYDAASTDADVIARLDADSRPHPDWLLRIERAFAADAGLGVLTGGAEFYGSTRLVHHLGEHWYIGGGRFWVNLWLGIPLVFGSNFAMRTGVWARVRDQVRRDDARVHDDLDLTIHLRRSDGVRWDRQLRMPVSSRPLVHLRGLAERLGKVLTTFAASWPRGRFRAAVRPPVRSRRLGKGSDVKGSGPTLG; encoded by the coding sequence ATGCGGATCGCTGTGGTCATCCCGTGCCGCGACGACGCCGAGATGCTCGCGGCGTGTCTGCGCGCGCTCGCCCGGCAGCAGCGTCCGGCGGACCGGATCATCGTGGTCGACAACGCGAGCAGCGACGACTCCGCGGCAGTGGCGCGCTCCGCGGGCGCCGAGGTCATCGTCGAGTCCGTCGTCGGTATCTGGCCCGCCGCCGCCGCGGGGTACGACGCCGCCTCGACGGATGCCGATGTGATCGCGAGGCTGGATGCGGACTCGCGCCCCCATCCGGACTGGCTGCTGCGCATCGAGCGCGCCTTCGCCGCCGACGCGGGTCTGGGGGTGCTCACCGGGGGCGCCGAGTTCTACGGGTCCACCCGCCTCGTGCACCACCTCGGCGAGCACTGGTACATCGGCGGTGGGCGCTTCTGGGTCAACCTCTGGCTCGGCATACCGCTCGTGTTCGGATCCAACTTCGCGATGCGCACCGGCGTCTGGGCGCGCGTGCGCGACCAGGTGCGCCGCGACGATGCGCGTGTCCACGACGATCTGGACCTGACGATCCACCTCCGCCGCTCCGACGGCGTGCGCTGGGACCGGCAGTTGCGCATGCCCGTCTCCTCGCGCCCGCTCGTGCACCTGCGCGGGCTGGCAGAGCGACTGGGCAAGGTCCTCACCACCTTCGCCGCGAGCTGGCCGCGCGGTCGGTTCCGCGCCGCGGTCCGTCCGCCGGTGCGATCGCGGCGCCTGGGGAAAGGCTCCGACGTGAAGGGTTCCGGTCCTACGCTGGGCTGA
- a CDS encoding YihY/virulence factor BrkB family protein — MSSTSASPQPLLARATTWALRRTLVRAFLRYSERRGAQLADSVTYRALFSIFAAVLLGFSIAALWLAGNPAALNSLADAVNSAVPGLVGTDGDGLIDLSAIEAPAGLTIAGVISLVGLVGAAIGAIGSLRVAVRTIADTSGEDVFFLWVLLRNLGLAVAIALLLVLSAAATFVGSLSVTTVLSWLGAAEDSTAAQIGTRTVGVLVVFVLDALVVLLMFWTMSGVKAPRRALLAGAAVGGAGLTVLQELSGLFVGGASSNPLLASFASIVALLLWVNLSAQVMLISASVIVTITREGEDRMRERFGASTFAERRRQRAEDAARIAADELQRAQAAVQAEHDKALEKAQRA, encoded by the coding sequence ATGAGCAGCACATCAGCCTCCCCGCAGCCGCTCCTCGCCCGCGCGACGACCTGGGCGCTGCGCAGGACCCTGGTCCGCGCATTCCTACGCTACAGCGAGCGCCGCGGCGCGCAGCTCGCCGACAGTGTCACGTACCGCGCGTTGTTCAGCATCTTCGCCGCCGTGCTGCTCGGCTTCTCGATCGCCGCCCTGTGGTTGGCGGGAAATCCGGCGGCCCTGAACTCTCTCGCGGATGCGGTGAACTCCGCGGTTCCCGGGCTCGTCGGAACCGACGGGGACGGCCTGATCGATCTCTCTGCGATAGAGGCTCCCGCCGGTCTCACGATCGCGGGCGTGATCTCGCTCGTCGGTCTGGTCGGAGCGGCGATCGGCGCGATCGGTTCGTTGCGCGTGGCCGTGCGCACGATCGCCGACACGTCCGGCGAGGACGTGTTCTTCCTCTGGGTGCTGCTGCGCAACCTCGGCCTCGCCGTCGCGATCGCCCTCCTGCTCGTGCTGTCGGCCGCAGCCACCTTCGTCGGTTCGCTGTCGGTGACGACGGTGCTGTCGTGGCTCGGGGCGGCGGAGGATTCCACGGCTGCGCAGATCGGCACCCGCACCGTCGGTGTGCTCGTCGTCTTCGTGCTCGATGCGCTCGTGGTGCTCCTGATGTTCTGGACGATGTCGGGCGTCAAGGCGCCCCGTCGCGCGCTGCTTGCGGGTGCGGCGGTGGGCGGAGCCGGTCTGACCGTGCTGCAGGAGCTGTCGGGGCTGTTCGTGGGGGGAGCGAGCTCGAATCCGCTTCTGGCGTCGTTCGCTTCCATCGTCGCCCTCCTGCTGTGGGTGAACCTGTCCGCTCAGGTGATGTTGATCTCCGCATCGGTCATCGTCACGATCACGCGCGAGGGGGAAGACCGCATGCGGGAGCGTTTCGGAGCATCCACCTTCGCCGAGCGCCGCCGGCAACGAGCCGAGGATGCGGCGCGCATCGCCGCCGACGAACTCCAGCGCGCCCAGGCGGCCGTCCAGGCGGAGCACGACAAGGCCCTGGAGAAGGCTCAGCGCGCGTAA
- a CDS encoding DUF2809 domain-containing protein, with product MTAGRRRLVAAAAATVTIVVGLGVHRFAPDGAVSDVAGDALYALLVYLLAVVIVPRRAVWVPALVAWVWCTAIELFQLTGLPLAWGDAFPPIMLVLGTVFDARDLVVYTVTVLAAATADRLLGAALGRARAGRGA from the coding sequence GTGACCGCCGGCCGCCGGCGTCTCGTGGCGGCGGCCGCCGCCACGGTCACGATCGTGGTCGGGCTCGGTGTGCACCGGTTCGCACCGGACGGCGCGGTGAGCGACGTGGCGGGAGACGCGCTGTACGCGCTGCTGGTGTACCTGCTCGCCGTCGTGATCGTCCCGCGGCGCGCCGTCTGGGTGCCGGCGCTCGTCGCCTGGGTGTGGTGCACGGCGATCGAGTTGTTCCAGCTCACCGGTCTGCCGCTCGCGTGGGGTGACGCTTTCCCGCCGATCATGCTCGTGCTCGGCACCGTGTTCGACGCCCGCGACCTCGTCGTCTACACGGTGACCGTGCTCGCCGCAGCCACGGCCGACCGGCTCCTCGGCGCGGCGCTCGGTCGAGCGCGCGCCGGGCGCGGAGCATGA
- a CDS encoding FHA domain-containing protein has protein sequence MDEQYRPRPDSIRRESDRAVPAHDTTQTFGHDSDLSFVPFGSELSEPELEAIEALPSGAALFIVRSGPTAGARYLLDTDVTTVGRHPDADIFFDDVTVSRRHAEITRVGRAFEIVDQRSLNGTYVNGERVDRDTLSNGAEVRIGKFRLNFFVSPADLPAVEG, from the coding sequence GTGGACGAGCAGTACAGGCCCCGCCCGGACAGCATCCGTCGCGAGAGCGACCGAGCCGTGCCGGCGCACGACACCACGCAGACCTTCGGGCACGACTCGGACCTGTCGTTCGTGCCGTTCGGAAGCGAGCTGAGTGAACCCGAGCTCGAGGCGATCGAGGCACTCCCTTCGGGTGCCGCATTGTTCATCGTGCGTTCCGGGCCCACCGCGGGAGCCCGCTACCTGCTGGACACCGATGTCACGACGGTCGGCCGGCATCCGGACGCCGACATCTTCTTCGACGACGTCACCGTCTCGCGCCGTCATGCCGAGATCACCCGTGTCGGGCGTGCGTTCGAGATCGTCGACCAGCGTTCGCTCAACGGCACCTACGTCAACGGCGAGCGCGTCGACCGCGACACGCTCAGCAACGGCGCAGAGGTGCGCATCGGCAAGTTCCGACTCAACTTCTTCGTCTCGCCCGCAGACCTTCCGGCAGTCGAAGGCTGA
- a CDS encoding DUF1905 domain-containing protein, with product MHFTFRAPLFRWEARRDADWFFVALPQDASDMIREVPRPPSGFGAVRVAVEVAGLSWRTSVFPGAAGGAYHLPVKRAVREAAAAGEGDEIAVELTVLDA from the coding sequence ATGCACTTCACGTTCCGGGCTCCGCTGTTCCGGTGGGAGGCGCGCCGGGACGCCGACTGGTTCTTCGTCGCGCTGCCCCAGGATGCGAGCGACATGATCCGCGAGGTGCCGCGTCCGCCGAGCGGCTTCGGGGCGGTGCGCGTGGCGGTCGAGGTCGCCGGCCTCTCCTGGCGCACATCCGTCTTCCCGGGTGCGGCCGGCGGCGCGTATCATCTGCCGGTCAAGCGCGCCGTGCGCGAGGCGGCCGCAGCGGGCGAGGGCGATGAGATCGCGGTCGAGTTGACGGTCCTGGACGCGTGA
- a CDS encoding glutamine amidotransferase, producing MKPFVLLATRAEDVPADEEYALMLRHSGLAPAELRRVRLEAGPMPHLDLDELSGIIVGGGPFNASDPPARKSSVQVRVEREMSALLDDVVARDVPFLGACYGIGTLGVHQGATIDRTYSEPISVVPVSLTVAGREDPLFAGMPDTFEAFVGHKEAVRRLPEHVTLLAGSPACPVQAFRVGANVYATQFHPELDVAGISTRIRAYAGYGYFADGELDATLAAVRRAPVIHPSRMLRTFVERYAR from the coding sequence GTGAAACCCTTCGTACTGCTCGCGACCCGGGCCGAGGACGTCCCCGCCGACGAGGAGTACGCGCTCATGCTCCGGCACTCGGGCCTCGCACCCGCCGAGCTCCGACGGGTGCGACTCGAGGCGGGGCCGATGCCCCATCTCGACCTCGACGAGCTCTCCGGCATCATCGTCGGCGGCGGCCCTTTCAACGCCTCCGATCCGCCGGCGCGGAAGTCGTCGGTGCAAGTGCGCGTGGAACGCGAGATGTCGGCCCTGCTCGACGACGTCGTCGCCCGCGACGTGCCGTTCCTGGGCGCCTGCTATGGGATCGGAACCCTCGGCGTGCATCAGGGCGCGACGATCGATCGGACGTACTCCGAACCGATCTCGGTCGTCCCGGTCTCTCTCACCGTCGCGGGCCGCGAAGATCCGCTCTTCGCGGGGATGCCCGACACCTTCGAGGCGTTCGTCGGCCACAAGGAGGCGGTGCGTCGGTTGCCGGAGCATGTGACGCTGCTGGCCGGCTCTCCCGCGTGTCCGGTGCAGGCCTTCCGCGTCGGGGCGAACGTCTATGCGACGCAGTTCCATCCCGAGCTCGACGTGGCGGGAATCTCCACCCGCATCCGTGCCTATGCCGGTTACGGCTACTTCGCCGACGGCGAACTCGACGCGACTCTCGCCGCCGTGCGGCGGGCCCCGGTCATCCACCCGTCGCGGATGCTGCGGACCTTCGTCGAGCGTTACGCGCGCTGA
- a CDS encoding copper resistance CopC family protein has protein sequence MTSQTSRRRPVRALVAALATLLIASGGVLLGTAPAFAHDELVSSDPASGSTVDALPAALTLTFSGDLLSDASTTVVQVTDASGASLTDGAPTVSANVVTQPLTGSASGAISVAWRVVSSDGHPIAGEFAFTSDAAPVATPTPTETAAATPEATATPEPEMTTLTTPTPTSDQSAPIWPWIVGAVVVLIAIGLVVWLLGARARQQKQAASERTAGRSNSTER, from the coding sequence GTGACTTCCCAGACCTCTCGCCGCCGTCCCGTGCGCGCACTCGTCGCCGCTCTCGCCACGCTTCTGATCGCTTCCGGCGGGGTGCTGCTGGGCACAGCGCCCGCGTTCGCCCACGACGAGCTCGTCTCCTCGGACCCCGCGTCGGGTTCCACGGTCGACGCGCTTCCCGCGGCGCTCACCCTCACCTTCAGCGGGGACCTGCTCTCCGACGCGTCCACCACCGTCGTCCAGGTCACCGACGCCTCCGGCGCCTCGCTGACGGACGGGGCGCCCACCGTCAGCGCCAACGTCGTCACCCAGCCGCTGACAGGTTCCGCCAGCGGCGCCATCTCGGTGGCCTGGCGCGTCGTCTCCAGCGACGGCCACCCGATCGCCGGCGAGTTCGCGTTCACGTCCGACGCGGCCCCGGTGGCGACTCCGACCCCGACCGAGACCGCCGCCGCGACGCCGGAGGCGACCGCCACGCCGGAGCCGGAGATGACGACCCTCACCACACCGACCCCCACCTCCGACCAGTCCGCGCCGATCTGGCCCTGGATCGTGGGAGCCGTGGTCGTGCTCATCGCGATCGGCCTCGTGGTGTGGCTTCTGGGGGCCAGGGCGCGCCAACAGAAGCAGGCCGCGAGCGAGCGGACGGCAGGCCGTTCGAACTCCACCGAGCGATAG
- the lpdA gene encoding dihydrolipoyl dehydrogenase has product MPHYDVVILGAGPGGYVAAVRSAQLGLSTAVIEEKYWGGVCLNVGCIPSKALLKNAELAHTFAHKAKLFGITGEVNFDYGVAFDRSREVAEGRVKGIHYLMKKNKVTEYDGRGTFVDDHSIDVAKSDGSTERVTFDNVIIATGSTVRLLPGVTLSENVVTYEEQILSRGLPSSIVIVGAGAIGMEFAYVMSNYGVKVTIIEFLDRALPNEDADVSKEIQKQYRNYGIDILTSTKVESVVDSGDKVTVTYTDNKSGAQSSIESDKVLMSIGFAPRVEGFGLEKTGVALTDRGAIAIDDYMRTNVPHIYAIGDVTAKLQLAHVAEAQGVVAAETIGKAETMALGDYRMMPRATFCSPQVASFGLTEAQARETGREIKVATFPFMANGKAHGLGEPVGFVKLIADAEHLELLGGHMIGPDVSELLPELTLAQKWDLTALELARNVHTHPTLSEALQEAFHGLAGHMINF; this is encoded by the coding sequence ATGCCTCATTACGACGTCGTCATCCTCGGCGCGGGCCCCGGCGGGTACGTCGCGGCCGTGCGCAGCGCACAGCTCGGCCTCTCCACCGCCGTCATCGAAGAGAAGTACTGGGGCGGTGTCTGCCTCAACGTCGGCTGCATCCCCTCCAAGGCGCTTCTCAAGAACGCGGAGCTCGCCCACACCTTCGCCCACAAGGCCAAGCTGTTCGGCATCACCGGTGAGGTGAACTTCGACTACGGCGTGGCGTTCGACCGCAGCCGTGAGGTGGCGGAGGGCCGTGTCAAGGGCATCCACTACCTGATGAAGAAGAACAAGGTCACCGAGTACGACGGCCGCGGGACCTTCGTCGACGACCACTCCATCGACGTCGCGAAGAGCGACGGCTCGACCGAGCGCGTGACCTTCGACAACGTCATCATCGCCACGGGGTCCACGGTGCGTCTGCTTCCGGGCGTGACCCTCAGCGAGAACGTCGTCACCTACGAGGAGCAGATCCTCTCCCGCGGGCTCCCGTCCTCGATCGTCATCGTCGGTGCCGGCGCGATCGGCATGGAGTTCGCGTACGTCATGTCGAACTACGGCGTGAAGGTCACGATCATCGAGTTCCTCGACCGCGCGCTTCCCAACGAGGACGCCGACGTGTCGAAGGAGATCCAGAAGCAGTACCGCAACTACGGCATCGACATCCTGACCTCCACCAAGGTCGAGTCGGTCGTCGACTCCGGCGACAAGGTCACCGTGACCTACACCGACAACAAGAGCGGCGCGCAGAGTTCGATCGAGTCCGACAAGGTGCTCATGTCGATCGGGTTCGCCCCGCGCGTCGAGGGCTTCGGACTCGAGAAGACCGGAGTCGCCCTCACCGACCGCGGCGCCATCGCGATCGACGACTACATGCGCACGAACGTGCCGCACATCTACGCCATCGGCGACGTCACCGCCAAGCTGCAGCTCGCCCACGTCGCCGAGGCGCAGGGTGTCGTTGCGGCCGAGACGATCGGCAAGGCGGAGACCATGGCGCTCGGCGACTACCGGATGATGCCCCGGGCGACGTTCTGCTCGCCGCAGGTCGCCTCCTTCGGCCTCACCGAGGCGCAGGCGCGCGAGACCGGTCGCGAGATCAAGGTCGCGACGTTCCCGTTCATGGCCAACGGCAAGGCACACGGACTCGGCGAGCCCGTCGGGTTCGTCAAGCTGATCGCGGACGCTGAGCACCTCGAGCTGCTCGGCGGCCACATGATCGGACCGGACGTGTCGGAGCTGCTGCCCGAGCTGACGCTGGCCCAGAAGTGGGACCTCACCGCACTCGAACTGGCGCGTAACGTGCACACGCACCCCACGCTGTCCGAGGCGCTGCAGGAGGCGTTCCACGGCCTCGCGGGACACATGATCAACTTCTGA
- a CDS encoding CYTH domain-containing protein, with the protein MSAPHEPTRSVEIERTYDADADTPLPDWSTLPDVASVDAAERRDLDARYFDTPALDLARAKVAVRRRTGGHDAGWHVKSSAPEGRHEWGWPIVDEELAVPDAVADAVANWASGPFVQIARIRNNRTAYLLRDAHGGVVAEVVDDRVRASQAATGAERAWREWEVELGPAAPADPEWRTRFFAAADALVTAAGGTVSASDSKLGRALGR; encoded by the coding sequence GTGAGCGCACCCCACGAGCCGACCCGCTCGGTCGAGATCGAGCGCACCTACGACGCGGACGCCGACACCCCGCTGCCCGACTGGTCGACCCTGCCCGACGTGGCGAGCGTCGATGCGGCCGAACGGCGTGACCTCGACGCGCGGTACTTCGACACTCCCGCCCTCGACCTCGCCCGCGCGAAGGTGGCCGTCCGCCGCCGGACGGGCGGTCACGACGCCGGTTGGCATGTGAAATCGAGCGCGCCCGAAGGCCGTCACGAATGGGGCTGGCCGATCGTCGACGAGGAGTTGGCGGTGCCGGATGCAGTCGCGGACGCGGTCGCGAACTGGGCATCGGGTCCCTTCGTGCAGATCGCCCGCATCCGCAACAACCGCACGGCGTACCTGCTCCGCGACGCCCACGGTGGAGTGGTCGCGGAGGTGGTGGACGATCGCGTGCGCGCGAGCCAGGCCGCGACGGGTGCCGAGAGGGCGTGGCGGGAGTGGGAGGTGGAGCTCGGACCGGCCGCTCCGGCCGACCCCGAGTGGCGGACGAGGTTCTTCGCCGCGGCCGACGCACTGGTGACCGCCGCGGGCGGCACGGTGTCGGCATCCGATTCGAAGCTCGGTCGCGCTCTCGGGCGCTGA
- a CDS encoding prepilin peptidase — protein MNPAGLALVLAYGALAVLSVVLAVIDVRTHRLPNALVLPAYPFLLAALALASVGRGDLVPFLQAVAGGAIAFVFYLLLRLVQPRGMGGGDVKLAGLLGIALGYLGWDALLLGLFAGFLLGGLFSVGLLLSRRGSRRTRIPFGPWMLLGAWAVIGLIALT, from the coding sequence ATGAACCCCGCGGGGCTCGCGCTGGTGCTCGCCTACGGCGCGCTCGCGGTCCTGAGCGTCGTGCTGGCGGTGATCGATGTGCGCACGCACCGGCTTCCGAACGCGCTCGTGCTGCCGGCGTATCCGTTCCTCCTCGCGGCGCTGGCTCTTGCGTCCGTCGGACGAGGAGACCTGGTCCCGTTCCTGCAGGCGGTCGCGGGTGGCGCGATCGCGTTCGTCTTCTACCTCCTGCTGCGTCTCGTGCAGCCTCGGGGAATGGGGGGCGGCGACGTGAAACTGGCGGGCCTGCTCGGAATCGCACTCGGGTATCTCGGCTGGGACGCGCTGCTGCTGGGGCTGTTCGCCGGGTTCCTGCTCGGAGGCCTCTTCAGCGTGGGGTTGCTGCTCTCGCGTCGCGGCAGCCGCCGCACCCGCATCCCCTTCGGCCCGTGGATGCTGCTCGGCGCATGGGCCGTCATCGGCCTCATCGCCCTGACCTAA
- a CDS encoding GTP cyclohydrolase II, with the protein MVENSHISAVPVPAAEIRVQVRVPLRFSDGYGTDADVLTFDGLVDGKEHLLLGLGDWRSALERSADGGEAPLVRPHSECLTGDVFGSERCDCGPQLREAVERIAADGGFLLYLRQEGRGIGLYAKLDAYALQDAGLDTYEANLALGRGEDERDYTVAAQMLRTVGAERIRLLSNNPDKAAQLEDLGIEVTDRVRTAVHLSASNARYLAAKRDHTAHAIDLPAA; encoded by the coding sequence ATGGTTGAGAATTCACACATCTCCGCAGTCCCGGTTCCGGCGGCGGAGATCCGAGTCCAGGTGCGGGTGCCGCTCCGCTTCTCGGACGGCTACGGGACAGATGCGGACGTGCTGACGTTCGACGGGCTCGTCGACGGCAAGGAGCACCTGCTGCTCGGTCTCGGCGACTGGCGGAGTGCGCTCGAACGCAGCGCGGACGGCGGGGAGGCGCCGCTCGTGCGCCCGCACAGCGAGTGCCTGACCGGCGACGTGTTCGGCTCCGAACGGTGTGACTGCGGTCCGCAGTTGCGCGAAGCGGTCGAGCGGATCGCGGCCGACGGCGGTTTCCTGCTCTATCTCCGCCAGGAGGGACGGGGCATCGGCCTGTACGCCAAGCTCGACGCCTACGCACTGCAGGATGCGGGCCTGGACACGTACGAGGCGAACTTGGCGCTCGGGCGGGGCGAGGACGAGCGCGACTACACCGTCGCCGCGCAGATGCTCCGGACCGTCGGAGCGGAGCGCATCCGGCTGCTGAGCAACAACCCCGACAAGGCGGCGCAGCTCGAGGATCTGGGGATCGAGGTCACCGACCGCGTACGCACGGCTGTGCATCTGTCGGCATCGAACGCGCGCTACCTGGCTGCCAAGCGCGACCACACCGCGCACGCCATCGACCTGCCCGCGGCGTGA
- a CDS encoding response regulator, with translation MAIARLTGGPLDGQVIPLEEGVDDALIVPYGEGQLVYQRQAADTDADGPQQEVFAFVETTEPVNPDEEDRNE, from the coding sequence ATGGCTATCGCACGACTGACCGGAGGCCCCCTCGACGGGCAGGTCATCCCTCTGGAAGAAGGCGTCGACGACGCGCTCATCGTCCCCTACGGCGAGGGGCAGCTGGTCTACCAGCGTCAGGCGGCCGACACCGACGCCGACGGCCCGCAGCAGGAGGTCTTCGCCTTCGTCGAGACGACCGAACCGGTCAATCCCGACGAAGAAGACCGCAACGAGTGA